The following proteins are encoded in a genomic region of Gouania willdenowi chromosome 6, fGouWil2.1, whole genome shotgun sequence:
- the bmal2 gene encoding aryl hydrocarbon receptor nuclear translocator-like protein 2, with protein sequence MSARNAATGGGDRAGGEPAEDVLVEEKQSSSVSFPIMMTPSSAAAMSMGLEMPRKRKGSMDNQDSRSISIHDADMDDLQDESDEDDQHPKMKCFREPHREPHSKIEKRRRDKMNILIDKLSAMIPTCNPMSRKLDKLTVLRMAVQHLKSLKGSSSSFSEASYKPSFLPDEEMKHLVLKAADGFLFVVGCDRGKIVFVSESVTKILNYSQAELIGQSLFDYIHPKDMGKVKEQLSASELYPRERLIDAKTGLQVQADLPVGAARLCSGARRSFFCRMKYNKISVKLEEKDSPANTSKKKESQKFCTVHCTGYMRSWPSSQMGAEGEGESDKQDSSHFSCLVAMGRIHPHSSPHINGEVRVKPTEFITRYAMDGKFTFVDQRATTILGYLPQELLGTSCYEYFHQDDLPHLADRHRKVLRSKEKIQTNCYKFKTKYGSFVTLQSQWFSFINPWTKEVEYIVSTNTVISHDPSRSGRSGTKSDQTSNSKASQDCKKSFPIIPGISTSPGTMIYAGSIGTQIANELLDFNRMNSSPSSGNASPFSQPLDKAPLTHNQLSNNVPNGETSDMEIPGKSSSEDEPQGASYSGETLIGENSQMDLDSVVGPGFSSLSNDEAAMAVIMSLLETDTNLGEAVDFEEIHWSL encoded by the exons AGGATGTGCTGGTTGAGGAAAAACAAAGCAGCTCTGTGTCCTTTCCCATCATGATGACTCCATCCTCTGCTGCTGCCATGTCCATGGGCCTGGAGATGCCCCGTAAGCGTAAGGGCAGCATGGACAACCA AGATTCAAGGTCTATTTCCATCCATGATGCAGACATGGATGATCTACAAGACGA GTCAGACGAAGACGACCAACATCCAAAAATGAAATGCTTCAG GGAACCACACAGGGAGCCACACAGCAAAATTGAGAAGAGGAGACGGGACAAGATGAATATCCTCATCGACAAACTCTCTGCCATGATCCCCACCTGTAACCCCATGTCTCGCAAACTAGACAAACTCACCGTGCTCAGAATGGCAGTGCAGCACCTCAAGTCCCTCAAAG GTTCATCAAGCTCATTCTCTGAAGCCAGCTATAAACCCTCGTTCCTTCCTGATGAGGAGATGAAGCACCTTGTCCTCAAG GCAGCCGATGGTTTCCTCTTCGTGGTGGGATGTGATCGTGGAAAAATAGTCTTTGTCTCCGAGTCCGTCACGAAGATATTAAATTATAGTCAG gcGGAGCTTATTGGACAGAGCCTGTTTGATTACATCCACCCTAAAGACATGGGAAAAGTGAAGGAGCAGCTGTCGGCTTCAGAATTATACCCTCGTGAACGGCTAATAGATGCTAAAA CTGGTCTGCAGGTACAGGCTGACCTCCCCGTCGGAGCAGCTCGTTTGTGTTCAGGCGCACGTCGTTCTTTTTTCTGCCGCATGAAGTATAACAAGATTTCTGTCAAACTGGAGGAGAAAGATTCACCAGCAAACACCTCCAAAAAGAAAG AGTCGCAGAAGTTCTGCACCGTCCACTGCACTGGCTACATGCGCAGCTGGCCTTCCAGTCAGATGGGCGCAGAGGGGGAGGGAGAGTCGGACAAGCAGGACAGCTCCCATTTCAGCTGCTTGGTGGCAATGGGTCGCATCCACCCCCACTCGTCCCCCCACATTAACGGAGAAGTCCGAGTCAAACCCACTGAGTTCATCACACGTTATGCTATGGATGGAAAATTCACCTTTGTTGATCAAAG aGCAACAACCATTCTCGGTTACCTTCCTCAAGAACTGCTTGGGACTTCGTGCTATGAATACTTCCATCAAGACGACTTACCACATTTAGCTGATAGACATCGAAAGG TCCTACGAAGTAAAGAGAAAATCCAAACGAACTGCTACAAGTTCAAAACCAAATATGGCTCTTTTGTCACTCTGCAGAGTCAGTGGTTTAGTTTTATAAATCCCTGGACCAAAGAAGTAGAATATATAGTGTCGACAAACACCGTCATATC GCATGATCCCAGTCGATCGGGGCGCTCCGGAACCAAGTCAGACCAGACCAGCAATTCCAAAGCTTCTCAGG ACTGTAAGAAGTCCTTTCCAATAATCCCAGGCATCTCCACCTCACCAGGAACAATGATATATGCTGGAAGCATCGGGACCCAAATCGCCAATGAGCTGCTGGATTTCAACAG GATGAATTCATCTCCCTCCAGTGGTAATGCCAGCCCTTTCAGTCAGCCACTGGACAAGGCTCCCCTGACTCATAATCAGCTCAGCAACAAT GTGCCAAATGGGGAAACATCTGACATGGAGATTCCTGGAAAGTCCAGCTCTGAGGACGAACCTCAAGGAGCTTCATATTCAGGAGAGACACTTATTG GTGAGAATTCCCAGATGGATTTGGACAGTGTGGTTGGACCTGGCTTTAGTTCCCTGAGCAACGATGAAGCAGCCATGGCGGTGATTATGAGTCTCCTGGAAACAGACACAAACTTAGGAGAGGCTGTGGACTTCGAGGAGATACACTGGTCCTTATAG